The Desulfovibrio piger DNA segment AGGAAGCCCGCATCTCCTTCGAGACCGGTCTGGGCGACATGCCCGCCATGAGTTCCGCCCACGAGGCCATGGTCCAGAGCCGCATCAAGCTGATCGAAGCCGAACTGGAACTCAAGCTGGCCAATCTGGAATGGATGTACGTCGCCAACCTCTTGCAGGAACGCTTCCTGGGCCTTCCTGCCATGGAGATTGAAAAATAATGAAAAGACTGACCGTTTTCTGGGCCCTGCTGGCCTGTCTGCTGCTGGCCGCCCCGGCCATGGCCGTGGAGACCACCGCCACCGGCAAGGTGGTGGCCACCGTGACGCGTGATGTGCGTCTGCCCTTCAATGCCGTCATCGACGAGGTGCTGGTCCGTCCCGGGGATGCCATCAAGGCCGGGGATCCGCTGGTGCGTTATCATCTGCAGGACGAGGCCGAACGCGTGCTGCAGCGCGAAGTGACCACCGGTGCCGCCACCGAGAGCCTGCGCGGCCAGATCCTCGATCTGGAGCGCGAACTGGTGCAGGCCCGCGCCGAGCGCAATCGCGCCAGCCAGCTGGCCGCTTCCGGGCTGGGCTCGCGCCAGGCCCTGGGGCGTCTGGAAGAGAGCGTGCGCTCCCTGCAGCACCGCATCGAGCTGACCCAGATCTCCATCAAGAAGAACGAAGAGAGCTTCCGGGCCCGCCTGAAGGAATTGGAAGGCTATTACGGCCAGCCCATCCGGGAGGGCGAGACCCTGCCGGATCAGCTGGTGCTGACCTCCCCCATCGACGGCTATGTGCTGCAGCTCATGCCCAACCTCAATCCCGATGTGCTGCTGCCTGCCCAGGCCACGCCCGTGACCGTGGGCCAGCTGGATCCCGTGCTGATCCAGGTGCCGGTCTATGAAGGCGACCTGGGCCGCATCAAGGAAGGCGGCCATGCCCGCGTGGAGATCCCCTCGCTGGGCGACAAGGTGTTCTCGGCCACCATCACGGAGATCTCGTGGATCTCCACCAACATGGATGTGGCCCAGCCCTCGTATTACACGGTGGAACTGACCGTGCCCAACAGCCAGCTTGAGCTCAAGCCCGGCTTCAAGGCGCTGGTGCGCTTTGGCGCTGCCGAGTAGCCCATGAAGCTGAAAAGCCTGCCGCGCCAGCTGGGATACATCCTGGGGGCCCAATGGACCAGGGACCTTTCCTGGACCATCTTCACCATCCTGCTGGCACGGCGCAGCCCCGAGATGCTGGGCCAGATCGCCGTGGCCCTTTCCTGCGGCTATCTGGTCAAGACCGTCTCGGACGTGGGGCTCAACGACTTTCTGCTGTCCACGTTCGCCCGTCGGGAAGAACGTCCCCGTACCCTGCTGGGCGAGGTGACGGGCCTCAAGACCTGTTTCATGATGCTGGCCCTGATCGTCACCTGGTTCGTGACGGGCTGGCTGGGGTACAGCTTCGAGCTGCGGCTCATCGTCCTGTTCATCGCTACGGGCTTCGGTCTCGACGGGGTGACGGACTCTTTCTTCGCGCTCTGCCAGGCCCGCGGGCGGCAGGACGTGGAGATGCGCATCCGCGTGCCTTCGGCCCTGCTGGGCATAGGCTACGGCATCGTCTGCGTGGTGGCCGGAGCGCCCCTGATCTTCATCGCCCTCTACAAGCTCATCGAATCCGTCCTCTGCACGGGCTTCGCCTTCCGTGCTCTGGGCCGCAATCCCTTCGTGGGGTTCGGCTACGACAATGTGCGCGACCTGGCCGTGAAGATGAAGAGCGGCTTCATCTTCACCATCATGGCCGCCTGCGCCATGTTCTACAACAAAATCAATGTGTTCTTCCTCAAGAACTACGGCGGCGACGCTGCCGTGGGCGGCTACAACGTGGCCTGGGAGACCGTGGAAGGCCTGTCCGTGCTGGTCTCCAGCGCGCTGCTCGGCAAGGTCATCTTCCCCTTGCTGGCCCGCTACTGGGCGCAGGACAGGGCCGCGTTCCGTCAGCTGGCGGGGCAGACGGCCCGCTCGCTCTGGGCGGCCTCCCTGCCGCTGATCTTCCTGATCTGCGTGGAGAGCGACCGCTTCCTGCCCACCATCTACGGCCCGGGCTACGAGATGGCCGCCACGGCCCAGCGCCTGCTGACGCCCTGCCTGGCCACGGCCTTCCTGCACAATCTGGCGGCCTATGCCATGATAGGCATGAGGAAGCATACCCTGCTGCTTTTCTTCTATCTGAGCGGTCTGGTGGTCAACATCGTCTGCTGCCTGACCATCATCGAGCCCATGCCGCTGGAAGGGGCCGCGCTTTCCCTGACCGCCACCAAGGTCTGGGTGGCCATCCTCACTGTGGGCTATTTCCAGTGGGTGGCCCGTCCCATGAGCCTGGGGCAGTGGCTGCTGATGCTGGCCGCCATCGCCGTGGCCGTGGGCCTGTGGTGGTCGCTGGGCATGATCCTGGCCCTGCCGCGCGAAGTGGCGGAACTGGCCGGCCTGCTGCCCCTGCTGGCGCTGTTCTGGTACTGGCGCCCGCCGCCGGCTTTTGAGAAGGAGCAGCGTCAGGAGGCCTGATCATATGGAACGACGCGGCTTTCTCAAATCGCTGGCAGGTGCCGGCCTGGGAGCGGGGATGCTCTCTGCCTGGGGAGCTGCGCCCCCGGCTCAGGCGGCCGGGCTGGAAGATTGCCTTGCTGTGGTCGTGGATGTGGATGCCTGCACGGGCTGCGGGGCCTGCGTGCAGGCCTGCCATGAGCGGGCCGCCGCCCGGGTCCCCCAGCCGGTATCGCCCATCCCGGCTTCCCGCTGGGGCCGGGACAGGAAGCCCGACTGGTGGGGACGGCGCAACGTCACGGATCGGCTGACCCCCTACAACTGGCTGTATCTGCAATCCTGTACCGTACAGACGGCCCGGGGCGAGCGCCGGGTCTTCATGCCGCGGCGCTGCCTGCAATGCCTCAACCCGCCCTGCGTCAGCCTGTGCCCGCTGGGGGCCGCCCGGCAACGTCCCACCGGTGCCGTCTACACGGAGATGTCCCTGTGCTTCGGCGACAGTCAGTGCATCGCCGTCTGCCCGTGGCACATCCCGCGCCTGCAGGCCGGGGTGGGGCCCTACCTGCATCTGGCGCCCGGTTACCTGGGCTACGGCCAGACCTTCAAATGCGATTTTTGTGAAGACATCATCAGCGACGGCAAGCCCCCGCTCTGCGTGGCAGCCTGCCCGCACGGCGCGCAGCATTTCGGGCCCTATGCGGAGATGACGGCCCTGGCCCGCCGCATGGCGGAGGAGCGGCACGGCGATCTTTTCGGTCTGCAGGAGAACGGTGGCACCTGCCTGATATATGTCTCGTCCATACCCTTCCGGGATATCGAAGCCTCATTGCTGCGGCAGGGGCTGATCTCCGCCGGACGGCCCAGCCTGCGCCCGGCCGGGGCCAGTCTGGAACGCGAGAACGATCTTGTGGGCACGGTGCTGGCTGCGCCGCTGGCCGGGGCCGCACTGGCCGGCCTGCGCCTGCTGCGCGACCACTGGAGGGACAAGGATGAGGACTGAGCGACGTCCCCTGTTCGGCTTCCTTTTCCGTTTGCTGTGGCGGATCAGCGTGGTCTGGGCGGTGGTCAGCGGCTTCGCGCATCTGCCCGTGATCTACCGCTACGCCGAAGCGGCCCTGCCCTGGCTGCGGCCCGCAGCCTATTCGGGCACAGTGGCCCATTATTGGGCCGCAGCGGCCATGCTCTGTCTGACCAGCTACGCGGCCATCGTCTGGCTGGTCAGGGGCTCGCGCAGCTACAGCCTGACCCCCTTCGGCATGCTGCGCCTGGTCTTGCTGGCCCTGCTCATGCTTTCCGGTCTGGGCCTGATCCTGCACAACTTCCAGGACTTTTCCTTCTACGGCCCTGTGTACACCCTCATCAAGCATGGCCACCTGGGCTGTGCGTTGCTCTGGGCCCTGCTGGTCCTTGTCCGTCTGGCCCGCCGCGGGCTGTGGTGGGATCGCCGCCGGGGCACGGACCGACGGGCTCGCGCCTGAGCTTGTCAGCCATGCCCTGCGATATGGCCTAACAAAACACCCATCGCTCCAGATAACGAAAAAAGACGCCCTGAGGGCGTCTTTTTTGTTTATGGGCTTTAGCCTGTTGAGCGCCTGACAGGCGCGAAACAAAAAACCACCCGCTATGCGGGTGGAGACAATACGTTATACACACAAAAACACCTTTCCGCTACGATGAAGTTGTTCAAGCCCATCGCAACATTAACGGAAAGGTGTTTTTGTTATGGGAACCAAGGCTCATAGCCTAGCGCATACGAAATGGTTGTGCAAGTATCATATCGTCTTTACTCCAAAATATAGAAGAAAAATAATCTTCGCACAGCTCCGTGAAAGTATAAAAGAAATTCTGCAATGCCTCTGCAAATATAAAGGGGTTGAGATTCTGGAAGGGCATCTGATGCCGGATCATGTCCACATGCTGGTGTCCATTCCTCCTAAAATCAGTGTGGCAAATTTCATGGGCTACCTGAAAGGGAAAAGTTCGTTGATGATATTCGATAAGCACGCAAACCTTAAATATAAGTTTGGCAACAGAAAATTTTGGGCCGAAGGATATTATGTCAGTACGGTGGGGCTTAATGAGGCAACGATCAAAAAATATATCCAGGATCAGGAACGTCACGACATTATGAGAGACAAGCTGACATCACGCGAATATCAAGACCCCTTTAAGGGGTAGCCAAGGCGGCAAGGGCACTGGGCTTGAACAGCGTGAAAGCCAGCGTCTTTAGGCGCAGCCGGTAACAGGCCCTTACAGGGCCAGAGCAAACCACCCGCTTTGCGGGTGGTTCTGATTTGCATGTCTCTCTTTCCGGACATTTGTTTTTCTGCGTCCAGAGGGGCGCTGGGAGGGGATAAAAAGGGTCTCCTAACCCTGTGACGGTCTTCGAGCTGCTTTCCCCACCTGCTCTAGAAAAAGCGCGTTTGAAGAGGAAGGGGGACGGGGGAGGAGGCACGTTAGCGCGGGCAAAGCGCCTCCTTCCCCCGGAAAGCATTCCCGTCTAGGCCTGTTCCCCGGACTCGTTCTGGCGGGCGGCCTTGAGCTGGCCACAGGCCGCCTTGATGTCCTGCCCCTTGCTCTTGCGGATGATGGCCGTGATGTTGCGGTCCCAGAGGTACTGCTCGAAGGCCAGCACGCGTTCCGGCGAGGGGGCCTTGTAGGGATCGCCCTCGGAGGGGTTGTAGACGATGAGGTTGAGCTTGCCCTTGACGTCGCTGACCACGCGGGCCAGCTGCCGGGCCTGTTCCAGACCGTCGTTGACGCCGCCCAGCAGCAGATATTCGAAGGTGATGCGCTCGCGGGTCTTGAGCGGATAGGACTTGAGGGCCTGGAGCAGGTCCTCGAGGGGCCAGCGGGCGGCCTTGGGCATGATGCGGGCGCGCAGCTCCTGGGTGGGAGCGTGCAGGGACACGGCCAGATAGGCCAGGCCGCTCTCGCCCAGTTCGCGCAGGCCCTTCTCGATGCCGCAGGTGGAGACCGTGATGCGGCGGGGCGAGAAGTTCAGGCCCTTGTCGTTGTTGAGGCTCTCCAGGGCGCGCATGACGTTCTTGAGGTTGAGCAGGGGCTCGCCCATGCCCATGAAGACCAGGTTGCGCAGCACGGGCCAGTCGGGGCGGGTATCGCCCAGGTGCTCGCGGGCCACCAGGATCTGGCCCAGGATCTCGCCCATGGTCATGTTGCGCTCGAAGCCCATGGTGCCGGTGCTGCAGAAGGTACAGGCCATGGCGCAGCCCACCTGCGAGGACAGGCACTGGGTCCAGCGGCGCACGCCTTCGCGGGAGTCGCTGGGGATGAGCACGGTCTCCACTTCGGCGCCGTCCTGGAGGCGGAGCAGGAACTTGGTGGTATCGTCGCTGCTCTGTTCCACGGTGACGATCTCGGGCCAGCGGATCTCGGCACACTGGGCCAGGCGTTCCCGGCAGGCTTTGGAGACATTGGTCATGGCATCGAAATCGCGGGCCATCTTCTGCCAGATCCATTGCCAGACCTGGACGGCCCGGAACTTGGGCTCGCCCAGCTCGTTCTGCATCCAGTCGGTGAGTTCGGGCAGGGTATAGTCGAGGAGATTGATCATGGTCTTCGGGGGTGCCACGGCAGGGCTCGACCGTGGGTTGGAGGACAGGCAGGGCGGCGGGGCGGCTGTGGCCCCGTGTCCGGCACAAGGGCCGCCTGCCGGGAAAATGCCGGAGCGGGAATATGAGAGGGAGAGGGAGACGGCATGGCGCCGTGCTTCCTCTCCCTTATGGTCGTGTCGTAGCGGTCCCGTTTGGGGTCGCAGGGGGCGGGAGGCGTCTAGCCCACGGACTTGCGGGCGTATTCGCACACGAAGTGCAGGGCCGAGGCACGATCCGTGACTTCGCCCGCGATCTGGGCCTGGAGCAGGGCATCGCGGATGACGCCCACCAGCGGGCCGGGGGCCAGCTTGGTCTCGCTCATGATCTCGTTACCGTTGAGCAGGGGCTCCAGCATCTGTTCGGGGGTCTCGGCGCGCTCCAGATACTTCATATTGTGGTTGAAGTAGGTGTAGCTGCCGTCGCGGGCCTGGATGTCCGCACGGGACATGGCGATGAGGCGCGGGTATTCGTCCAGGGCCTTGAAACGGCGGATGCCGCGGTCCGTGAGCATGAAGTGGAAGCGCATGTGGTAGCGCACCAGATGGCAGAGCAGGTCGATGTCTTCGGGGCTGAAGTGCAGACGGCGCAGGATCTTGCGGGTGACCTTGGCGCCCACGCGGTGGTGCTGGTAGAAGGTCCACTGGCCGTCGAAGTATTCGCCGGTGAAGAGCTTGCCCACATCGTGGAAGAGCATGGCCATGGTGCCCAGCCAGTCGTAGTGGAAGCCTTCTTCGGGGTAGTGGCGCATGCACTCCAGGGTGTGGTCGAAGACCGTCTCCTCGGTGTCGTCATCATCGTTGCGGCGCTGGCGGATGCAGGCCAGGGCGGCCACTTCGGGGATGAGGCCCTGGAGGATGTGGGCGTCGAACATGAGCTTCACGAAGCGGTACATGGATTCGGCGGCCACTTTGCGCCATTCGTCCATGATGTCGGCGGCGGGCACGTAGTCCAGCACGCGGGTGGACGAACGCACGATGGCCAGCCAGGTGTTGGGCTCGATGGGGATGTCGAAGTTGGCGGCGAAGCGCAGGGCGCGGATGGCCAGCAGATAGTTGTGGCGCAGGGTCTCGTCCGGCAGGCCGGTGAGCTGGATGAGGCCGCCCTTGACGTCCATGAACCCGTCAT contains these protein-coding regions:
- the rlmN gene encoding 23S rRNA (adenine(2503)-C(2))-methyltransferase RlmN, coding for MINLLDYTLPELTDWMQNELGEPKFRAVQVWQWIWQKMARDFDAMTNVSKACRERLAQCAEIRWPEIVTVEQSSDDTTKFLLRLQDGAEVETVLIPSDSREGVRRWTQCLSSQVGCAMACTFCSTGTMGFERNMTMGEILGQILVAREHLGDTRPDWPVLRNLVFMGMGEPLLNLKNVMRALESLNNDKGLNFSPRRITVSTCGIEKGLRELGESGLAYLAVSLHAPTQELRARIMPKAARWPLEDLLQALKSYPLKTRERITFEYLLLGGVNDGLEQARQLARVVSDVKGKLNLIVYNPSEGDPYKAPSPERVLAFEQYLWDRNITAIIRKSKGQDIKAACGQLKAARQNESGEQA
- a CDS encoding FeS-binding protein; this encodes MRTERRPLFGFLFRLLWRISVVWAVVSGFAHLPVIYRYAEAALPWLRPAAYSGTVAHYWAAAAMLCLTSYAAIVWLVRGSRSYSLTPFGMLRLVLLALLMLSGLGLILHNFQDFSFYGPVYTLIKHGHLGCALLWALLVLVRLARRGLWWDRRRGTDRRARA
- the tnpA gene encoding IS200/IS605 family transposase: MGTKAHSLAHTKWLCKYHIVFTPKYRRKIIFAQLRESIKEILQCLCKYKGVEILEGHLMPDHVHMLVSIPPKISVANFMGYLKGKSSLMIFDKHANLKYKFGNRKFWAEGYYVSTVGLNEATIKKYIQDQERHDIMRDKLTSREYQDPFKG
- a CDS encoding 4Fe-4S dicluster domain-containing protein encodes the protein MERRGFLKSLAGAGLGAGMLSAWGAAPPAQAAGLEDCLAVVVDVDACTGCGACVQACHERAAARVPQPVSPIPASRWGRDRKPDWWGRRNVTDRLTPYNWLYLQSCTVQTARGERRVFMPRRCLQCLNPPCVSLCPLGAARQRPTGAVYTEMSLCFGDSQCIAVCPWHIPRLQAGVGPYLHLAPGYLGYGQTFKCDFCEDIISDGKPPLCVAACPHGAQHFGPYAEMTALARRMAEERHGDLFGLQENGGTCLIYVSSIPFRDIEASLLRQGLISAGRPSLRPAGASLERENDLVGTVLAAPLAGAALAGLRLLRDHWRDKDED
- a CDS encoding HD domain-containing protein — its product is MEKALKDAITICKTLLRNGYDAHVINAPVQEHLLKHSKQLAVDIACEPDLETLLKLFPEARVEPDQRAIAQMEKDGVLFRFYALEVEDASHPELSLLRITPTMANMMDPQERLQLRMTGFGSPAPTGDVYDGFMDVKGGLIQLTGLPDETLRHNYLLAIRALRFAANFDIPIEPNTWLAIVRSSTRVLDYVPAADIMDEWRKVAAESMYRFVKLMFDAHILQGLIPEVAALACIRQRRNDDDDTEETVFDHTLECMRHYPEEGFHYDWLGTMAMLFHDVGKLFTGEYFDGQWTFYQHHRVGAKVTRKILRRLHFSPEDIDLLCHLVRYHMRFHFMLTDRGIRRFKALDEYPRLIAMSRADIQARDGSYTYFNHNMKYLERAETPEQMLEPLLNGNEIMSETKLAPGPLVGVIRDALLQAQIAGEVTDRASALHFVCEYARKSVG
- a CDS encoding oligosaccharide flippase family protein; the encoded protein is MKLKSLPRQLGYILGAQWTRDLSWTIFTILLARRSPEMLGQIAVALSCGYLVKTVSDVGLNDFLLSTFARREERPRTLLGEVTGLKTCFMMLALIVTWFVTGWLGYSFELRLIVLFIATGFGLDGVTDSFFALCQARGRQDVEMRIRVPSALLGIGYGIVCVVAGAPLIFIALYKLIESVLCTGFAFRALGRNPFVGFGYDNVRDLAVKMKSGFIFTIMAACAMFYNKINVFFLKNYGGDAAVGGYNVAWETVEGLSVLVSSALLGKVIFPLLARYWAQDRAAFRQLAGQTARSLWAASLPLIFLICVESDRFLPTIYGPGYEMAATAQRLLTPCLATAFLHNLAAYAMIGMRKHTLLLFFYLSGLVVNIVCCLTIIEPMPLEGAALSLTATKVWVAILTVGYFQWVARPMSLGQWLLMLAAIAVAVGLWWSLGMILALPREVAELAGLLPLLALFWYWRPPPAFEKEQRQEA
- a CDS encoding HlyD family secretion protein translates to MKRLTVFWALLACLLLAAPAMAVETTATGKVVATVTRDVRLPFNAVIDEVLVRPGDAIKAGDPLVRYHLQDEAERVLQREVTTGAATESLRGQILDLERELVQARAERNRASQLAASGLGSRQALGRLEESVRSLQHRIELTQISIKKNEESFRARLKELEGYYGQPIREGETLPDQLVLTSPIDGYVLQLMPNLNPDVLLPAQATPVTVGQLDPVLIQVPVYEGDLGRIKEGGHARVEIPSLGDKVFSATITEISWISTNMDVAQPSYYTVELTVPNSQLELKPGFKALVRFGAAE